The Flavobacteriales bacterium genome contains the following window.
CGCTCGATGGCGTTGTCGTGCATCACAACGGGGGCATGGGCAATGTGAGCAGCCGCAACGTTGTGGACGGCTACAACGTGGGACTGCGCTACCAGTGCGTGGAGTTCGTGAAGCGCTACTACCTGGAGCGCTACAACCACCGAATGCCGAACAGCTTTGGCCACGCGAAGGACTTTTTCGATACGGCGGTGGCCGATGGCGCACTGAACACGGCGCGCGGTCTGTTGCAGTTCCGCAACAACAGTGCGTCGAAACCGCAGCCCGGTGACCTGCTGGTGCTCGATGGTTGGAAGGGGAACCCGTACGGGCACGTGGCGATCGTCAGCAGTGTCGAGGACGGCGAGGTGGAGATCGTTCAACAGAATTGTGGGACCACGCGGGAAGCGATCGTTCTTGAAATGCACGACGGCAAATGGCGCCTGGACAGTCGTAGGGCGCTTGGTTGGTTGAGAATGCCGTGAAAGAAGAGGTGCCGTAACCCCTGCAATGGTCCTTTGATCATGTTGCTTCGCGTCCTGTCCGCGTTCCAGGTGGGCAACGAGCAATGGCGAAGCGGAAGAGCGGCAAGGGAAAGAGCGGCAAGCGGATCTGGATCAAGTGGCTCCTGATCCTGCTGTTGGGTATTGTACTGGCTTTCGTCGTGCTGCTGCTCATGGTGCGCGGTGGCGCGTTCGGCAAGCTGCCGAGCAAGGAGGAGCTGGCGGCCGTTCGCAACGAAGAGGCCACGTTGGTGCTGGCCATGGACGGCTCCATCATTGGGAAGATCTTCGCCGAGGACCGGACCAACATCCCGTACACCGACCTGCCGCAACACCTCATCGATGCACTGGTAGCCACCGAGGACCAGCGGTTCTTCGATCACAAGGGCGTTGACGGCCGTAGCTATGTGCGAGTGTTCTTCCGCACGTTGCTCGGTGGCGATGAGAGCGGTGGCGGTGGAAGCACCATCAGCCAACAGATCATCAAGAACCTTTACGGTCGCCAGCGCCACGGCATGCTCACCGTACCGGTGAACAAGATGAAGGAGGCCATTGTGGCCACGCGCTTGGAGGAGGTGTACACGAAGGAGGACGTGCTTCTGTTGTACTTGAACTCAGTGCCGTTCGGCGAGAACGTGTACGGCGTGGAAAGCGCAGCGCGCCGTTTCTTCAGCAAGTCAGCTAAGCAGTTGCGTGCCGAAGAGGCTGCCGTGCTCGTAGGCATGCTCAAGGCCAACACGACCTACAACCCGCGGATCAACCCCGGGAATGCACGCGGACGCCGCGACCAAGTGCTGGAGCTCATGGCCCGGCGGGGTTATCTGAACGCGGCGCAGAAGGACAGCTTGCGTGCGCTACCGCTCACATTGCGGTATTCCGGCAACGATGCCTTCGACGACTTCGGTTACT
Protein-coding sequences here:
- a CDS encoding CHAP domain-containing protein encodes the protein MVVWNQYHPLFPERTPIAIGAPLDSLDGVVVHHNGGMGNVSSRNVVDGYNVGLRYQCVEFVKRYYLERYNHRMPNSFGHAKDFFDTAVADGALNTARGLLQFRNNSASKPQPGDLLVLDGWKGNPYGHVAIVSSVEDGEVEIVQQNCGTTREAIVLEMHDGKWRLDSRRALGWLRMP